DNA from Plasmodium yoelii strain 17X genome assembly, chromosome: 13:
ATACattgttgaaaaaaaaaacaaatatattgaaaTCACCTATGTCAACTCTGTAAACGGTATACagattttaataatttatttcaacaattgttaaaaaatatggttTTAAATAAgtgtacatatttataatttgcaaaaaatataaacattttatataatcattcatttatcttttttttcttagaaTGATGAACATGGTTccatttaacaaaaaaatattattggaAAACCTTTAGATTGTTTTCCCCCtcataaataaacatatatttaaatatattttcagtACCATATATTAGAGAATTtgtgttaataaaaatgtttatttcCATGAAtggtatttatttaaattaccatcataaaatgtttttatcCTTTATGATTGTTTTGTTCTTGTCTGTTATTTGTTTAtgtcttttaatattataatgcatctatatgtattaattttttgaataatacaaataaaactGTTATAACATATGAAgatatttcatttaataattatcACCCTTTTTTGTTTACAAACATGGACATCATCTATAGGCTAAAATTTGGGGGGGTATCCCATATATTTAAacgattttttatttgtaagtgatatttgattttaatattatttatagtaatgaaattaataagATGAACAGAATGGTTCAATATAAATGTTACGTTgatgtaataattttttatacacACATATGTGAACATTATAATAAACCAACTAAAACATTCTttcctttaaaaaaaattcatatacattcatagaaaaaataaaatataacataaatgtAGAATGAAAATAAGCAGTTtcgttaaataaaaatattcataacatgaccattttatgatatatataattcaatataatcCTAAACCTTTAAAACAATTCcttaaactaataaatattataaaattattcaaattaaatacaatataatacttaaccctaattcacaacataaaaactatataaaaatgatgcaAAGCCAtacaaaaatgtaataaatataaatatataactttatatttaattggtTATATTATTCAATTATTCTTATAAACCCCAAAATTATGGTCAAAAATTACTTACAAATAGGCAGTTtcttaaatatatcaatcattgttactattcctgaaatagttaatactcttcgaataatatattaatgattcattctcttctttatattttttagtttttctcttaaatattcTTTTTGAGCTCTTTTCCGTAATACAAATAACGAacactaatataaaatgttaagaagtgtacgatttttttgttaacgtttgcatatatttaatgaaaataatttttaaatttcttattatttaccttaaaaaaaattcccaAAAAGATTGATATTGTActgaatattaataaagctagaattaatttttttactatcGACAAACTTGGTGGTGTAACATAACAAATTTCTTCAGAACTTTGCATATCATTCCCTTCTCTTTCTGTCGGGACGAGGGATGGAATATCATTACAATCAACGCCATTAGTATCACAATaacttttaaaattattataatcatttaataatgtagacaatacTTGATGATAAGGACTATCATTATCAATATCAGAAACATTaagttcattatatttttcaacaaatttACTAGCACAATCTAAATAATtcttatttgttttttcgtTTGCATTAAGTCCAGTATACATTTTACATAATggtttaaatgcatcataaattttagacatcttttcaatattagtacTCAACAATCTCTTTCTTCCATTTATGATTTCCTTATAATTTGGATATCCCGTATTATCTTGTAATTGCTTACTACAATCTTCACTATCATTATTACAACTAGTATAATGcgtattattttctatatatttattgtaaAAATCATTTAGATCCTTGATTCCGTCATACTTCTTTTGATttagtttataacttaaccatatgatAATGTATTGAAAAgtattgatatttttttttttttttttcacaaacaATTGATCAAGCAACCATAAACAACCagcatttatattatcaagaTAAGTCTTACATTCTGTTTCCTTTGATTCTCCATTAAAGCaataattcataaaattccctaagtttttaaaatttaaatttgtaGACTTGTCTAAGTCATCGGGAAAAGAGCTTCTCAATGTATCAAACTgttcacactaagaaaacatttaaaaaagtataataaaaatatatgttaatgaaaTTTATAGATTATATAATATCGACAAATACaagcaaattttattaaaaaatgcagatACCAGGGTTTTATCCAttgcaattttattttgtttataatatgtatattatgtaacatcatattttatgcttaataaatgataaaataattgaacATAGCATAAAATTGTCTATggttaaacattttattatcatttttaatattaatttaaagataatatggaacaatataataacttTACGGTAGTTAGATAACTTATTGTGTTTTGAGGATGTTTAATACATGTTTTACTATGTGTATAGATACAATTTTACATTAATTGTTATCCTTAATAACACTCATATgagcattattataaaaattaaagcaaCAATGTaacgaattaaaaatacatcTCTTATACACATCCTTTAATATGGAAAATAACCAACGtcatatcttttgttttaatatactgcaaaaatcgaaacaattaagaaacccattattactataatccttaaagtatataaatagtaatttttttaaatatattaaatttttatatacttgtttcttataatatataatacagctctttctaaaattatattattttcaaaataaattgcatttttcccttttttaattgcatatacttaaatttatattgtttttatttaatatatatccattccAATTATagttaacattttcaataactttatttttattcttacaCATTCCGTTTTAGAAATATActttattgggtaattttataatatattttgtcatcctttccattctttaaaacaccaattagcactgaacccatatttataagcttaaataagtctttgaatgcatattatttttaaaataatgcttagtaaatattaaacatatatacctactgatgatattttaaagtataatataaaactatgtttaattaggttcttatattgcactttaataggagagagataagatatattagcttttaatatatatatttcgctaaatattatacataattttatcttatatattctactgTTATAGTTAATGTATATcgttcaaataatttattaaaaattcaatattttatgaattctatggtaaaacaacgacaatataatatgcgttaatatggaataataaaatgacatttaacatgaattgacTCTTTAATCCTTTCATCAttgattcatatttttataatgtaaAACTACAAATTCCAAATTGGatcattaacaaatatatgatgtattattatgtcttttcgataatattaacatttaattatatgaaggtttcacaatataacaatatttcagTATTAGTTattgaataatattttaccagtttatatgtatagatatataacattaacgttattctatctatcatattatttataattattagaataaaatatgataaaaaaattattaatatacttatgttttattttttaactattttaaaatataatttatttatacctcaaaactataaagttcaaaattaatagtgattaatctaatagtatacctttatagtaaacaaattaatgtatatataagtacccctattatttgaatttaaaatattaatataaaatgatactatatataattgttattttaaaggatagtatacatatatctataatttaattttttattaatatacatatttttattgattattaaaaatcttagatgcataaaattccttttatagataacgttgtagtgtcgattctcgatcgatattttatgaa
Protein-coding regions in this window:
- a CDS encoding PIR protein, with translation MDKTLCEQFDTLRSSFPDDLDKSTNLNFKNLGNFMNYCFNGESKETECKTYLDNINAGCLWLLDQLFVKKKKKNINTFQYIIIWLSYKLNQKKYDGIKDLNDFYNKYIENNTHYTSCNNDSEDCSKQLQDNTGYPNYKEIINGRKRLLSTNIEKMSKIYDAFKPLCKMYTGLNANEKTNKNYLDCASKFVEKYNELNVSDIDNDSPYHQVLSTLLNDYNNFKSYCDTNGVDCNDIPSLVPTEREGNDMQSSEEICYVTPPSLSIVKKLILALLIFSTISIFLGIFFKCSLFVLRKRAQKEYLREKLKNIKKRMNH